Proteins from a single region of Desulfobacter postgatei 2ac9:
- the mobB gene encoding molybdopterin-guanine dinucleotide biosynthesis protein B has translation MNSKKTPRVVLIVGKSNSGKTTLMEKLIRELSARGFRVGSVKHTHHNLNFDKKGKDSWRHKNAGAVASLLVTDTKVALVKEDTRPDEEKFFHYLGDTDLILAEGFKTLSLPKIEVFRKNSPHEAPLCLEDPNLVAFVTDTDIRPEKKNCFGLEDIKSIADLLEHHFLASFSRKSPHQASELNG, from the coding sequence ATGAACAGTAAAAAAACGCCTCGGGTTGTTTTAATTGTCGGCAAATCCAACTCAGGAAAAACCACGTTGATGGAAAAGTTGATCAGAGAGCTCAGCGCACGCGGGTTTCGTGTGGGATCTGTGAAACATACCCATCATAATTTAAATTTTGACAAAAAGGGAAAGGACAGCTGGCGGCATAAAAATGCCGGTGCTGTTGCCTCACTTCTTGTGACGGATACAAAGGTGGCCCTGGTAAAAGAGGATACCCGTCCGGACGAAGAGAAATTTTTTCACTATCTGGGTGATACGGATCTTATTCTTGCTGAAGGATTCAAGACATTGTCTCTTCCCAAAATTGAGGTGTTCAGGAAAAATAGCCCCCATGAAGCACCTTTATGTCTTGAAGACCCTAATCTTGTTGCTTTTGTGACAGATACGGATATCCGGCCCGAAAAAAAAAACTGTTTTGGGTTAGAGGATATAAAATCAATTGCTGATTTGCTTGAACACCATTTTCTTGCTTCATTTTCCAGAAAATCTCCCCATCAGGCAAGTGAGCTTAACGGATGA
- the panC gene encoding pantoate--beta-alanine ligase, translated as MDILKTKADMQAWSAAKKREGKTISFVPTMGYLHKGHVSLLEIGKPLSDELVLSIFVNPTQFAPNEDLDAYPSNIRNDLDLAQQAGVTAVFLPDKNEMYGPNYQTRVSLDHLPQYLCGRSRPVHFGGVATVVTKLFNIVMPDVAVFGKKDFQQLAIIRQMVKDLDFNIQIIGGEIIREEDGLAMSSRNAYLTPEQRTSAVCLSKAISLLKQRVAKGIRSVPDLVREMEAFILSFEHTRIDYIELCNPRTLEPVETVQAETLVALAVQVGKSRLIDNALIEAP; from the coding sequence ATGGATATTTTAAAAACAAAAGCGGATATGCAGGCCTGGTCTGCTGCAAAAAAAAGAGAGGGAAAGACCATCAGTTTTGTACCCACCATGGGATACCTTCACAAAGGACATGTTTCGCTGCTTGAAATAGGCAAGCCTTTGAGTGATGAGCTGGTCCTGAGCATTTTTGTCAATCCCACCCAGTTTGCCCCCAATGAAGACCTGGACGCCTATCCCAGCAATATTCGCAATGACCTGGATCTGGCACAGCAGGCAGGCGTAACAGCTGTTTTCCTTCCGGATAAAAACGAAATGTACGGGCCAAACTACCAGACCCGCGTCTCTCTGGACCATCTTCCCCAGTACCTGTGCGGCCGGTCCCGCCCTGTCCATTTCGGGGGAGTGGCCACGGTGGTGACCAAACTGTTCAACATTGTCATGCCTGATGTGGCGGTTTTCGGAAAAAAAGACTTCCAGCAGCTTGCCATCATCAGACAGATGGTGAAGGATCTGGATTTCAATATCCAGATCATCGGCGGGGAGATCATCAGGGAAGAAGACGGGTTGGCCATGAGCTCCAGAAATGCCTATCTTACGCCGGAGCAGCGTACTTCCGCGGTCTGCCTTTCCAAAGCCATCAGCCTTTTAAAACAAAGGGTTGCCAAGGGCATCCGGTCTGTTCCGGATCTTGTCAGGGAGATGGAAGCCTTTATACTCTCATTTGAGCACACCCGGATTGATTACATTGAATTGTGCAATCCCCGGACCCTTGAGCCGGTGGAAACCGTCCAGGCAGAAACCCTTGTGGCCCTCGCCGTACAGGTGGGAAAATCAAGGCTGATTGACAATGCCCTGATTGAAGCGCCCTGA